A region of Bacteroidales bacterium DNA encodes the following proteins:
- the pyrI gene encoding aspartate carbamoyltransferase regulatory subunit, whose translation MTTPRKEYKVSAIENGTVIDHIPPKSVYQVIKILHLEESNDMMLFGTNLESKKYGKKGIVKVSNKFFKKNEINKIGLVAPNATLIVIKDYQVVSKEVVKLPDTIEDIVKCFNPNCITNHEKVKTKFYFIDKEDVKLRCHYCEKITDKKNMVVR comes from the coding sequence ATGACAACACCAAGAAAAGAATATAAAGTATCAGCAATCGAAAACGGAACAGTTATCGATCACATTCCACCTAAAAGCGTGTACCAGGTTATAAAGATTTTGCATCTTGAAGAATCAAATGACATGATGCTTTTTGGTACCAACCTGGAAAGCAAGAAATACGGGAAAAAAGGAATAGTTAAAGTAAGCAATAAATTTTTTAAAAAGAATGAAATTAATAAAATAGGTCTTGTAGCTCCTAATGCAACGCTTATTGTTATTAAAGATTACCAGGTAGTAAGCAAAGAAGTTGTTAAACTACCCGACACCATTGAAGATATTGTAAAATGCTTTAACCCTAACTGTATTACCAATCACGAAAAGGTAAAAACCAAATTTTATTTTATTGATAAAGAAGATGTGAAACTTCGCTGTCATTATTGCGAAAAGATCACTGATAAAAAGAATATGGTTGTTAGGTAA
- a CDS encoding C1 family peptidase: MKKIILLSLVLFISASLSAQKTQKKDKAIFKEYKAGYYQNSILKGIEDYEAKEEPPKTNRRFKIDLTGMDIPTSIDQFTKFWYTPPISQGNTSTCWCYSTTSYFESEVYRLYKKEVKLSEMYTVYWEYVEKVKEYVKTRGTSAFGEGSEGNAVTRIWKTYGVIPESDYNGMLAGQTIQNHEKMFAEMETYLKSVKESSAWNEDEIVATIKSIMNNYMGTPPAKVTVDGKEMTPQEYLKNVLKINVDDYCDVTSLMEKPYYTQMEYKVPDNWWHSADYYNVPLDDYMTIIKTAIKNGYTIAVGGDVSEAGFESYAQTAVIPTFDIPSEYIDENARQFRFSNETTTDDHGVHLVGYFEKDGTTWFLIKDSGAGSRNAGKDSKNFGFYFFHEDYVKLKMMDFMVHKDMMKDVLKKFKN, translated from the coding sequence ATGAAAAAAATTATTCTGTTATCATTGGTACTATTTATAAGTGCATCGCTGTCTGCACAGAAAACACAAAAAAAAGATAAAGCCATTTTTAAAGAATATAAGGCTGGATATTATCAAAATTCAATTCTTAAAGGAATTGAAGATTATGAAGCAAAAGAGGAACCCCCGAAAACCAACAGGCGTTTTAAAATTGATTTAACAGGAATGGATATTCCTACATCCATCGACCAGTTTACAAAATTTTGGTATACCCCGCCTATTTCACAGGGGAATACAAGCACCTGTTGGTGTTATTCCACAACATCCTATTTTGAATCGGAAGTTTATCGCTTGTATAAAAAAGAAGTGAAGCTATCGGAAATGTATACCGTGTATTGGGAATACGTTGAGAAAGTGAAAGAGTATGTAAAAACAAGGGGTACATCTGCATTTGGCGAAGGGTCGGAAGGAAACGCTGTTACACGTATCTGGAAAACTTATGGCGTAATTCCCGAATCGGATTATAATGGAATGCTTGCCGGACAAACTATTCAGAATCATGAAAAGATGTTCGCAGAAATGGAGACTTATCTTAAATCAGTTAAAGAATCATCAGCATGGAATGAAGATGAAATTGTTGCTACTATAAAATCAATCATGAATAACTATATGGGAACACCTCCGGCAAAAGTTACTGTTGACGGAAAAGAAATGACACCACAGGAATATTTGAAAAATGTTTTAAAAATTAATGTTGATGATTATTGCGATGTAACATCATTGATGGAAAAACCATATTATACACAAATGGAATATAAGGTTCCTGATAACTGGTGGCATTCGGCTGATTATTACAATGTGCCACTTGATGATTATATGACTATCATTAAGACTGCAATAAAAAATGGTTATACCATAGCTGTTGGCGGCGATGTTTCAGAAGCAGGTTTTGAATCGTATGCACAAACCGCTGTTATTCCTACTTTCGATATCCCTTCAGAATACATTGATGAAAATGCACGCCAGTTCCGCTTTAGCAACGAAACCACTACCGACGATCATGGTGTTCACCTGGTAGGATATTTTGAAAAAGATGGAACAACCTGGTTTCTGATAAAAGATTCGGGTGCCGGTTCACGCAATGCAGGTAAGGATAGCAAGAACTTTGGCTTTTATTTTTTCCATGAAGATTATGTGAAATTAAAAATGATGGATTTCATGGTGCATAAGGATATGATGAAAGATGTTTTGAAAAAATTTAAAAATTAA
- a CDS encoding IS4 family transposase, with product MNQGKYVFAQIVEFLPRRAFDTCVEHYKGNSYIKHFTCWHQLSCMMFGQLCNRESLSDLILCIQAHQSKTYHLGLGSGISKNNLAKANQRRDWRIYAEYAYVLINQARELCIPAEDFELDIESNVYAFDATVIDLCINIFWWAKFRKTKGAIKLHTLFDVKTNIPCFIHISEAAVHEVNAMDELLYEKGSFYVFDRGYIDFERLYKLHKAEAYFVVRAKNNFQFKRVYSHACDKSKGMRCDQTVILTGFYAQKSYPEKLRRIKYYDAETNILFVFLSNNFELTALEISLLYKYRWKIEIFFKWIKQHLKIKTFWGASENAVKTQVYIAIITFVLIAIVKAKLKSDLSNYEILQILSMSLLDKMPVNELFHKPNLQYVKELLYNQLKLF from the coding sequence ATGAATCAAGGTAAATATGTTTTTGCACAAATTGTTGAGTTTCTTCCCAGACGTGCATTTGATACTTGTGTAGAACACTACAAAGGTAACAGTTATATAAAACACTTCACTTGTTGGCATCAGTTATCATGTATGATGTTCGGACAATTATGTAATCGTGAAAGTTTAAGTGATTTGATTTTATGTATTCAAGCACATCAATCCAAAACATATCATTTAGGGCTAGGTTCAGGAATATCAAAAAACAATTTAGCCAAAGCAAATCAACGTAGGGATTGGCGTATATACGCCGAATACGCATATGTCTTAATTAATCAAGCTCGCGAACTTTGCATACCTGCCGAAGATTTTGAATTGGATATAGAAAGTAATGTTTACGCATTTGATGCTACAGTAATTGATTTGTGCATAAACATTTTCTGGTGGGCGAAGTTCAGAAAAACTAAAGGCGCAATAAAACTGCATACGCTTTTTGATGTCAAAACTAATATTCCATGTTTCATTCATATCAGTGAAGCTGCCGTACATGAGGTCAATGCTATGGATGAATTGCTTTATGAAAAAGGAAGCTTTTATGTTTTTGACAGAGGGTATATTGATTTTGAACGATTGTATAAACTTCATAAAGCCGAAGCATATTTCGTTGTTCGAGCAAAAAACAATTTCCAATTCAAACGTGTTTATTCACATGCATGTGACAAAAGCAAAGGAATGCGATGCGATCAAACCGTCATTCTTACGGGGTTTTATGCCCAGAAGAGCTATCCTGAAAAACTTAGACGCATCAAATATTATGACGCTGAAACAAATATCCTTTTTGTTTTTCTTTCTAACAACTTTGAATTGACAGCTCTTGAAATTTCATTGCTTTACAAATATCGGTGGAAAATAGAAATATTCTTCAAGTGGATCAAACAACACCTAAAAATTAAAACATTCTGGGGAGCCTCTGAAAATGCCGTCAAAACACAGGTATATATTGCTATCATTACTTTTGTATTGATTGCAATTGTAAAAGCGAAACTCAAGAGCGATTTATCAAATTACGAAATTCTACAAATTTTAAGTATGTCGCTTTTGGACAAAATGCCCGTAAATGAGCTATTTCATAAGCCTAATCTGCAATATGTCAAAGAACTTTTATATAATCAATTGAAACTCTTTTAG